One Dysidea avara chromosome 8, odDysAvar1.4, whole genome shotgun sequence genomic window, CTTACTATTAAAACAGGTTGTATTGAAATGACATGGCAGGTACCACAAGATCTGATTTACCGAATATATACCTCAATGAAGAGGAAACATGATGAGTTGTCATTGTTAGCAGTCAAATCTCTGGTCTGTGAGGCAGCAGATCAATGTGCAGGTCTTCCTATTTTGTGGCGTGGACAAGAAGTAGGGGAGGTTGGTCCTATTGAGCCATTACCAGAACATGTTAGACAAGAACCATACTCTTTACCACAAGGATTTCAATGGATTACACTGAGCAATAGTAATGTTGAAGAAGTAGTTAATTTCATGAAGAAAGAATCATCTATAATGTTCAATTTTGCTACATTTTGTTTCATTAccacacatccacacactaAGAAGGAATGGCAGTTAGGTATCAGAGCATCTAATGGTAAACTAGTAGGTGTAGTTTTAGCTTCTCCATGTTGTATGACCATTGGAGGGATATCAGTAATGTGTGTTTGTCCAACAACGAGGTTTCATTTAAAATATCGTAACAAACGAATTTGGTATATGGCTGAGAAGGAACTCCAGAGAAGAACTAACCTGAGAAATATTAATCAATTTCTTCACAAATGTATAGCTGGTTTTCTCAAGCCTGCAACTACCCTCACAATATGGTATTGTAAAATCACCCATCCTGCAAGCCAATTCCCCCATTCCTCCAGAAGTACACCTGGTTGGAGAACAATGACATCAGAAGATGTTCCTAAAGCATTAGTTCTTGTCAACAAGTATTCATCACAGTTTGAAATCAGACAAGTCTTTACTAGTGAAGAAGAATTTTCTCATCATTTTCTGTGTCCAGCTGTACCAAATTATGTGATCACTTACATAGTGGAAAATGAGACTAACAACATTACTGACCTTGTGAGGTGTGTTCTAGAATTCGGCGATGATGGTGAAGTAGTGACTTGTATTAATCCAGTGATATCCACACTTACTCCAGTTAAACAACTAATATCAGATGTGATAGTATGTGCTAGAGATACTGGTGCTGATGGTTTGGTAATAGAACAACATAACATCAAAAGTGACATCCTGTTGTCACtttcattacagccattttcaTCCTCAGACTGTTACTTCTACAACTACAAGTACCACGAAGTATCTGAAGCAAATTACTTTGCAATATAATTTACACTTTTAGATCTGTGTACTAATTAAGTTATTTTTACTGCATAAACTACACATTTGCTataaatcaagactcacgatAGTGAGGCACATGGCTAAGAAACTACAAAGGGCATACGATAAAGTGCGTGTGGCTACTACCATAGTAGgttaattatgtacatataggGAAGCTTTTGCAATTTATCCCTGACTTTCCCATTagaaataatataattatggtacAGCAGGTGCCAGAATTGCAATCTTGTTGCTTAGTTTTCTCACAACTGCGAAAATAAGAGTAGGTTCACTTTATTATGCTGATGTCTTGGCTTGTGTTAGTGTTATAAAGAGGTATAGCAAAATATTGTGTactttgtgcagaaagtatgaaactttgcatGTAGTAactacctaccatgaagtgtattttgagatatggggccattgcagatttgacctttgctGTTCTCTACAGgctcaaaaatagtgacctttgtctatatatcactcATACAACACTCGATTTGTTCAAACTATAGCTATAAGTGCCAAATTGAGGATCTAGTTTATCAAGTTGCAATTGTTACAAATTCATTACATATTTTATTTCAAGTTTATGATAATTTTACtagcagcaaattcatataaattCAACTGCCCATGTAATCATACCCTTCCTCTACATTCTTTGTTTACCATCcaatttatatatatactaaCTATAAGCATCGTAGCTAACATATACAACCAAAAAGTGGAGAGATACCAGGGGTGATATGTACCGTCCTCCAGTGAGATAAATCAACGAAGGTGGTATGTATGTGCAGTTGTTTTGTCATCAGATTAAACTCAAAAATTGGGGTTATAATTTGCTTCTATGATGCATAAAACTCTGACTTAGTCACATCCATTTTCCATGCTTATATACCCTTATATGAATCTAAAATACCGTATTgataaatctaatcaaaaacagccaagctgtaaaaaaaggtgcggcccccataaaggccatggtgaaaaaagatgtgaaatccaaggtggcggccaagaaatggctgtgatggtaggttaatggttacattttaataacaacaattcaggtgaatttggtgccaagaccaagcggcacaaaattcacctgaattgtcgttattaaaatgtaaccattaacctaccatcacagccatttcttggccgccaccttggatttcacatctttctcaccatggcctttatgggggccgcacctttttttacagcttggctgtttttgattagatatcacttctttttgtatttgtatactgtaaagccggcctatggctggctttggggcttttttaacccatgtgtttttttctttaccacaggaagaagaaaagaacttaaagaagaattttagaacttcaattatttttgattttattagtaattatacaaattatatacatatatttattacatgctcattattccccgcaggattttttttgcagctgatctctctactgggtgacttgaaatgtagctgaactatatacaggatggtttctttgtagctgaactctctacaggtgatttgtttgcagctacactctctacatggtggtgtctttatagccgaactctctacatgatggtttctttgtagctgaactctctataaggtgacttcgtctagctgaactctctacagggtgatttttttgtagctgaactctctgcagggtgatttgtttgcagctgaactctctacatgatggtttctttgtagctgaactctctacaaggtgacttcgtccagctgatctctacggggtgatttgtttctagctgaactctctactggtgaattgtttgcagctaaactctctacatggtggtttctttgtagctgaactctctacaaggtaacttcttctctacagggtgatttgttgtagttgaattctctacaaggtggtttgtatgaggctgaactctctacatggcggtttctttgtagctgaactctctacagagtgatttgtttgcagctgaactctctacatgatggtttctttgtaactgaacactctacaaggtgacttcttctagctgatctttctacagggtgaattgttgtagctgaactatctacaaggtaacttcttctagctgatctctatacagggtgatttgtttgtagttgaattctgtacaggtggtttctttgtagctgaactctgtacatgatggtttctttgtagctaaactctttacaaggtgacttcttctaggtgatctctctacagggtaatttctttgtagctgaactctctatatgatggtttctttgtaaatgaactctctacaaggtaacttcttctagctgatctttctactgggtgatttgtttgcagctgaactctctacatggtggtttctttgttgctgaactctctacaaggtgaattcttctacctgatctctctacagggtgatttgtttgtaactgaactctgtacaagtgcgtttttgtgggtgatctcactgcaggttgatttgtttgtagctgaactcactttgcttgtagctgaactccttgcattgtatctagtttctagctgatctctctacagggtgatttgtttgtagctgatctctctacaagttgatttgtgtgtagctgatctctctgcaggttgattaatttgcagccgatctctctacaaggtaatttgtttgtagctgaactgtctataaagtgatttatttgtagctgatctctc contains:
- the LOC136263548 gene encoding uncharacterized protein, whose amino-acid sequence is MNEKITSLSLAVFTHFNENLITSLPMKDVTFLAKLNSKGLFPGDLKAQVKSQSTSTEAADYLLDNKIAVDLKNGNDESFMQLLSAMEEYNSSVESTAKEIRRKLSEGISSTRKNEDQISNTTASKSSESAADQSRALVKFFKHWSIDQAYQHLTSSVGKVVVQTGDLPHMQRACIQKINGLGSNLPRKLIPIIESTSSVNGLLNTLTKSEYWNWFDTRLLEAVTHASGSHEAVKSLDHFRKTYYQMKVSELALYNVEIKPFKKFITLVEKYDKHPSKLTIADLQKHQYELEQVLEGGLVLLTIKTGCIEMTWQVPQDLIYRIYTSMKRKHDELSLLAVKSLVCEAADQCAGLPILWRGQEVGEVGPIEPLPEHVRQEPYSLPQGFQWITLSNSNVEEVVNFMKKESSIMFNFATFCFITTHPHTKKEWQLGIRASNGKLVGVVLASPCCMTIGGISVMCVCPTTRFHLKYRNKRIWYMAEKELQRRTNLRNINQFLHKCIAGFLKPATTLTIWYCKITHPASQFPHSSRSTPGWRTMTSEDVPKALVLVNKYSSQFEIRQVFTSEEEFSHHFLCPAVPNYVITYIVENETNNITDLVRCVLEFGDDGEVVTCINPVISTLTPVKQLISDVIVCARDTGADGLVIEQHNIKSDILLSLSLQPFSSSDCYFYNYKYHEVSEANYFAI